A window from Podospora bellae-mahoneyi strain CBS 112042 chromosome 1 map unlocalized CBS112042p_1, whole genome shotgun sequence encodes these proteins:
- the CYS3_1 gene encoding cystathionine gamma-lyase cys3 (EggNog:ENOG503NU9U; COG:E): MARFHVVSPLFSLSLRLLDYFFQGSPKEPLLRDLPRSPLSRLGNRRGTSFSLISKRALQQASAGARCARSAQFRNPTVFFILSPQGRCRDFYKNHPTPLLLNVPPRFPYITTRGSHSPTNKTYRMTITTPPRASSPSSGFGTRAVHAGSEHDPSTGAVIPAISLSTTFAQTAVGQPVGEYEYSRSSNPNRKNFEDMVAALENAKHALAFSSGSATTAVILQSLASGSHVISVSDVYGGTHRYFTQVAKAHGVKVTFTPEIEVDIREHITPATKLVWIETPSNPTLRLVDIRAVATAAHEHGIMVVVDNTFLSPYIQNPLDHGADIVVHSVTKYINGHSDVVMGVAAFNSEELFKRLSFLQNAIGAIPSAFDSWLAHRGAKTLHLRAREATTNATAVGHALEASPHVIAVNYPGLDSHPHRAIAKKQHRNGMGGGMLSFRIRGGHAAAERFCQLTRIFTLAESLGGVESLCEVPSSMTHAGIPKEQREAVGVFDDLVRLSCGVEDAEDLKNDVLQALERAVAETSNGNGTNGVNGH; encoded by the exons ATGGCGCGATTTCACGTGGTCAGCCCTTTGTTTAGCCTGTCTTTGCGTCTTCTCGACTATTTCTTTCAAGGAAGCCCGAAGGAACCACTCCTTCGAGATCTGCCAAGATCTCCACTGTCTCGGCTTGGCAACAGGAGGGGCACCTCTTTTTCGCTGATTTCAAAGCGAGCCCTCCAACAAGCATCAGCTGGAGCAAGGTGTGCCAGGTCGGCTCAGTTTCGGAATCCCACAgtgttttttattttaagcCCGCAGGGTCGATGTCGCGATTTTTATAAAAATCACCCAACGCCTCTACTATTAAACGTGCCCCCACGCTTCCcctacatcaccaccagaggCTCACactccccaaccaacaaaACGTACAGGATGACTATcacgacaccaccaagggcctcttccccctcgtcGGGCTTTGGCACCAGAGCCGTCCACGCCGGCTCTGAGCACGATCCCAGCAC CGGTGCCGTGAtccccgccatctccctctcgaCGACCTTTGCGCAAACGGCCGTCGGCCAACCGGTTGGCGAGTATGAGTACTCTAGGTCCTCCAACCCTAATCGCAAAAACTTTGAGGACATGGTGGCGGCCCTCGAGAACGCCAAGCACGCCCTTGCCTTCTCTTCCGGTAGCGCCACCACTGCCGTGATCCTCCAGTCGCTTGCCTCTGGCTCGCACGTCATCTCTGTCTCCGACGTCTATGGCGGCACCCACCGTTACTTCACCCAGGTCGCCAAGGCCCACGGTGTGAAGGTCACCTTCACCCCCGAGATCGAGGTTGACATCCGCGAGCACATCACCCCTGCCACCAAGCTGGTATGGATCGAGACTCCCAGCAACCCTACCCTCCGTCTCGTCGACATCCGCGCCGTTGCGACTGCTGCCCACGAGCACGGCATCATGGTTGTTGTCGACAACACCTTCCTGAGCCCTTACATCCAGAACCCTCTTGATCACGGCGCCGATATTGTGGTGCACAGTGTCACCAAGTACATCAACGGCCACAGCGACGTCGTCATGGGTGTCGCCGCCTTCAACAGCGAGGAGCTCTTCAAGAGGCTCTCGTTCCTGCAGAACGCCATCGGCGCCATCCCCTCGGCGTTTGACTCGTGGCTTGCCCACCGTGGAGCTAAGACTCTGCACCTGCGTGCCCGCGAGGCCACGACCAATGCGACGGCTGTCGGCCACGCCCTGGAGGCCAGCCCCCACGTCATCGCGGTCAACTACCCCGGTCTCGACTCTCACCCGCATcgcgccatcgccaagaagcagcacCGCAACGGCATGGGTGGCGGCATGCTGTCATTCCGCATCCGTGGGGGTCACGCCGCGGCCGAGCGTTTCTGCCAGCTGACCAGAATCTTTACACTTGCCGAGTCCCTGGGCGGTGTCGAAAGCTTGTGCGAGGTGCCAAGCAGCATGACCCACGCTGGTATTCCTAAGGAGCAGCGTGAGGCTGTTGGTGTCTTTGACGACCTTGTCCGTCTCAGCTGCggtgttgaggatgccgaggacCTCAAGAACGATGTTCTCCAGGCTCTTGAGCGTGCTGTTGCCGAGACTTCCAACGGCAACGGTACCAATGGTGTCAACGGTCACTAA